The following proteins are co-located in the Euwallacea fornicatus isolate EFF26 chromosome 16, ASM4011564v1, whole genome shotgun sequence genome:
- the eIF2Bdelta gene encoding translation initiation factor eIF2B subunit delta — MNHLAEEKADAILPNSSVLSKEKKTKKNLTNKQDKASSKEQSNKLTEKQLRKLEWEKKFAEEKLTTKEPDVDGTVSKAELKVKRRMQQEAQRQAKAQSSIKPTLSKQSQPQESCQLTPAKPIVKTSMVVEKKTLKKLHDVNKPNLKQVQLVRHLYVTPSSELQLKAVNFKGIPPVFVKLGVQYSEKVILGSNARSLALLRAVKGLISEIQIPPKQEFCRYVETVLQTCTNYLQDCRPMAVSMTNALRAFKLQLRSIDTNLSDNHKRAALLESVDTYIHNDIMKAWDAICLKVNTKIVNGDIILTYGCSSLIRQILLLANTYKKKFSVIIVDSRPLLEGREMLRRLVSAGIKCSYVLINGLSWVMRHSTKVLLGAHALLANGSVMSRIGTAQVALVAQAYNKPVLVCCETYKFSERVQTDSFVYNEIGDPERLLSIDTSSTPSPLRSQTENPKLNILNLLYDVTPPDLVTAVVTELAVLPCTSVPVVLRIAGENAV; from the exons ATGAACCACTTAGCTGAAg AAAAAGCTGATGCAATCCTACCAAACAGCTCTGTTCTTtccaaagaaaagaaaactaaaaagaaCCTAACTAATAAACAAGACAAGGCCTCTTCAAAGGAACAAAGCAATAAATTGACTGAAAAACAACTTCGAAAACTTGAGTGGGAAAAAAAGTTTGCTGAAGAGAAACTAACGACAAAAGAACCAGATGTTGATGGAACTGTGAGTAAAGCTGAATTAAAAGTGAAGAGGCGTATGCAACAAGAAGCCCAACGACAAGCTAAAGCTCAAAGCAGTATTAAGCCGACATTAAGTAAACAATCTCAACCTCAAGAAAGTTGCCAACTGACCCCAGCTAAACCCATAGTTAAAACCTCAATGGTGGTTGAGAAAAAAACCCTAAAAAAACTACATGACGTAAATAAACctaatttaaaacaagttCAATTAGTGAGGCATTTATATGTAACTCCCAGTTCAGAGCTGCAGCTAAAGGCAGTGAATTTTAAGGGTATTCCTCCAGTGTTTGTCAAATTAGGTGTACAGTATTCTGAGAAAGTAATATTAGGCTCAAATGCCAGATCTTTAGCTTTATTGAGAGCAGTCAAAGGGCTCATCAGTGAAATTCAAATCCCTCCTAAGCAGGAGTTTTGTAGATATGTTGAGACAGTTTTGCAAACCTGCACTAACTATTTACAG GATTGCAGACCAATGGCAGTGTCCATGACGAATGCCTTAAGAGCATTTAAGCTTCAGCTTAGGAGCATTGACACCAACTTATCAGATAATCACAAAAGGGCAGCTTTACTTGAATCTGTAGACACTTACATTCATAATGACATCATGAAGGCTTGGGATGCAATTTGCTTGAAAGTGAATACAAAAATTGTGAATGGAGacattattttaacttatgGGTG ttcaTCACTAATTAGACAAATTTTACTATTGGCAAAcacctataaaaaaaaattttcagtaattataGTAGACAGTCGGCCACTATTAGAGGGTCGAGAAATGCTAAGAAGACTGGTTAGTGCCGGTATTAAATGTAGCTATGTGCTTATAAATGGTCTTAGTTGGGTAATGAGACACTCCACTAAAGTTCTCCTTGGGGCTCATGCGTTATTGGCGAATGGTAGTGTTATGTCCAGAATAGGTACTGCCCAAGTAGCATTAGTTGCTCAAGCATACAATAAACCCGTATTAGTATGTTGTGAAACGTATAAATTTAGCGAACGTGTTCAAACAGATTCATTTGTATACAATGAAATTG GAGACCCAGAGCGTCTTTTATCAATTGACACCTCAAGTACGCCCAGTCCTTTGAGGAGTCAGACAGAGAACCCCAAATTGAATATTCTAAATCTTTTGTATGATGTTACGCCTCCAGACTTGGTGACTGCAGTGGTCACAGAACTGGCAGTTTTACCTTGTACAAGTGTACCCGTTGTTTTACGAATTGCTGGTGAGAATGCCGTATAa